From one Lysinibacillus sp. G4S2 genomic stretch:
- a CDS encoding YafY family protein, translated as MKVERLLTMTMILINRKKVTAQELADLFNVSVRTIYRDIETLSCAGVPVISQQGVNGGISLIDGYRVDKQVLTKDELTSLSIAIKSALTTYEDSHAEAVLEKLTSVADEKIKQSIDQLFIDLSPWGPNVIFKDQITLLKKAIEQAHCVSFTYSTTHGHITNRLLEPHTLVQKGKVWYVYGYCTWREDFRLFKISRMKNLKEEMTTFQRKEVNLSELPWDKEWHRPQNVVNLTLSFDSAITTLVEESFGAEHVDHESSTIKISLPEDEWLYGFLLSFGHRVKVLEPPHISEVVQKRAQEIVQLYKKN; from the coding sequence ATGAAAGTAGAGCGTCTTTTAACGATGACGATGATTTTAATAAATCGTAAAAAGGTGACGGCCCAGGAGCTAGCCGATTTATTTAATGTGTCAGTCCGTACTATTTACCGAGATATCGAAACGCTGAGCTGTGCTGGGGTTCCTGTCATTAGTCAACAGGGTGTTAATGGAGGGATTAGTTTAATTGATGGCTATCGTGTCGATAAGCAGGTGTTGACGAAGGATGAGCTTACGTCACTTTCTATTGCTATCAAAAGTGCACTAACAACATATGAAGATTCACATGCCGAAGCAGTGCTTGAAAAATTAACGAGTGTTGCTGATGAGAAAATAAAACAATCGATTGACCAACTATTTATTGACCTAAGCCCATGGGGACCAAATGTTATTTTTAAGGATCAGATTACATTATTAAAAAAAGCAATTGAACAGGCACATTGTGTAAGTTTCACCTATTCCACTACACATGGTCACATAACAAATCGATTATTGGAGCCGCACACGTTAGTCCAAAAAGGGAAGGTTTGGTATGTTTACGGCTATTGCACATGGAGAGAAGATTTTCGCTTATTTAAAATTTCGAGGATGAAGAATTTAAAAGAAGAGATGACGACCTTCCAGCGTAAAGAAGTTAACTTGTCCGAACTCCCATGGGATAAAGAATGGCATCGCCCTCAAAATGTAGTAAACCTTACGTTGTCTTTTGATTCCGCAATAACAACATTAGTAGAAGAATCATTTGGCGCTGAGCATGTAGATCATGAGAGTTCCACTATAAAAATTTCATTGCCTGAGGATGAATGGCTATATGGCTTTCTTCTTAGTTTTGGCCACCGAGTAAAAGTATTAGAGCCACCTCATATAAGTGAGGTTGTGCAAAAACGAGCACAGGAAATTGTGCAATTATATAAAAAAAATTAA
- a CDS encoding response regulator transcription factor has protein sequence MIRVLIADDHHVVRRGLLFFLKTQKDIEVVGEAKNGLEAVALAESIQPDIILMDLVMPELDGIQATKRIKAKFPKIEILMLTSFSDRDHVVPAMEAGAAGYQLKDIEPDELVLSIRRIMRGENTLHPEATTTLEMDRQESKNAPHILNPLTPREQDVLAELTKGKSNREIASSLFVTEKTVKTHISNIFTKLQVQDRTQAALYAVKHGLTEGSGV, from the coding sequence ATGATACGTGTATTAATCGCTGACGACCATCATGTTGTGCGTCGTGGATTATTATTTTTCTTAAAAACACAGAAAGATATTGAAGTTGTAGGAGAAGCAAAAAATGGACTGGAGGCAGTGGCTTTAGCAGAAAGTATACAGCCAGATATTATACTCATGGACTTAGTAATGCCTGAACTGGACGGTATTCAGGCAACGAAGCGTATTAAAGCTAAGTTTCCGAAAATAGAAATTTTGATGCTTACAAGCTTTTCAGACCGTGATCATGTGGTGCCAGCTATGGAGGCTGGAGCAGCAGGCTATCAGTTGAAAGATATTGAACCTGATGAATTGGTATTGTCTATTCGTCGTATTATGCGAGGCGAAAATACATTACATCCAGAAGCAACAACGACTCTTGAAATGGACCGTCAAGAATCTAAAAATGCACCTCATATTTTAAACCCACTAACACCTCGTGAACAAGATGTGCTAGCAGAGCTCACAAAAGGCAAAAGTAATCGAGAAATTGCGTCCTCTTTATTCGTTACAGAAAAAACAGTGAAAACCCATATTTCTAATATTTTCACGAAGCTACAAGTACAGGATCGTACTCAGGCGGCTCTTTATGCTGTGAAGCACGGGCTGACAGAGGGCAGTGGTGTATAA
- a CDS encoding GAF domain-containing sensor histidine kinase has translation MRENEHSNISILKEIAELLNEETEIVTMLKGALVKFLNGTNFETGWIFFIDEKGRSELVVHENLPEALEFNNCHYLKKGGCWCVSRYRNEELKKASNIIECQRIESAIAANVGDHAGITHHATVPLQSGQERFGVLNVASKDTVRFSEEELALLESVAFQMGSAIKRIVLTKQEQEMALVKERNRLARDLHDSVNQLLFSVTLTARAGIEMSNDCDVKETFKEIQHLTQDALTEMRALIWQLRPKGLENGLLEAIKVYAEMLGLKLHVTVSGVLQFPSRIEETLFRVAQEALNNVRRHAGVLEAALYITVTSTDILLVIRDEGRGFVIDNNNKLLSMGLQSIKDRAKSVGGKADWVSELGRGTELLIRLPY, from the coding sequence GTGAGGGAAAATGAGCATTCGAATATTAGTATCTTAAAAGAGATTGCCGAGTTATTAAATGAAGAAACTGAAATAGTAACGATGTTAAAGGGAGCACTTGTGAAATTTTTAAATGGCACAAATTTTGAAACAGGCTGGATTTTTTTTATTGATGAAAAAGGGCGGTCAGAGCTCGTTGTTCATGAAAATTTACCAGAGGCATTGGAGTTTAATAATTGCCATTATTTAAAAAAGGGAGGCTGTTGGTGTGTTTCCCGCTATCGTAATGAGGAATTAAAAAAAGCTTCTAATATTATTGAATGTCAACGAATTGAAAGTGCAATTGCAGCAAATGTTGGCGATCATGCAGGCATTACACACCATGCAACAGTGCCACTTCAATCGGGACAAGAGCGTTTTGGGGTCTTAAATGTTGCATCAAAGGATACCGTTCGTTTTTCAGAGGAGGAGCTAGCATTACTTGAATCGGTTGCATTTCAGATGGGGTCAGCTATTAAGCGAATTGTGCTGACAAAGCAGGAGCAAGAAATGGCACTTGTAAAGGAGCGTAACCGTCTAGCTAGAGATTTACATGATTCTGTAAACCAGTTATTGTTCTCAGTTACTTTAACTGCGAGAGCTGGTATTGAAATGTCGAATGATTGTGATGTTAAGGAAACATTTAAAGAGATTCAGCATTTAACACAGGATGCTTTAACAGAAATGCGCGCTCTTATTTGGCAACTTCGTCCAAAAGGGTTAGAAAATGGTTTGCTTGAAGCGATAAAAGTGTATGCTGAAATGCTTGGCTTGAAGCTTCATGTAACAGTCTCAGGTGTACTGCAATTCCCATCACGTATCGAAGAAACATTATTTCGGGTAGCTCAAGAAGCACTTAATAATGTTCGTCGTCATGCGGGTGTGCTGGAAGCGGCACTTTATATTACGGTCACTTCTACAGATATTTTACTCGTTATTCGCGATGAGGGACGAGGCTTCGTCATCGATAACAACAATAAGCTACTTTCGATGGGCTTGCAATCAATAAAGGATCGTGCAAAATCAGTTGGTGGCAAAGCTGACTGGGTGAGTGAATTGGGAAGAGGAACAGAGCTGTTAATCCGCTTACCATATTAA
- a CDS encoding disulfide oxidoreductase, whose translation MSKKEENGLLFIWIVSVVATLGSLYFSEIRHYEPCKMCWVQRVFMYPIVIMTTIAFIQKNARIAVTTAVFAIMGGSVSLYHYGIQKLSFLAETAPACGAVSCTGQYINWLGFITIPFLALTAFILIAGTSFYLMKAAKTAN comes from the coding sequence ATGTCTAAAAAAGAGGAAAATGGCTTACTATTTATTTGGATTGTCTCTGTCGTTGCAACACTAGGCTCCTTATACTTTTCTGAAATTCGTCATTATGAGCCTTGTAAAATGTGTTGGGTCCAACGAGTTTTCATGTATCCAATCGTCATTATGACAACTATTGCCTTTATTCAAAAAAATGCACGTATTGCTGTAACAACTGCTGTTTTTGCTATTATGGGTGGCAGTGTATCACTATACCATTATGGAATACAAAAGCTTAGTTTTTTAGCTGAAACTGCCCCTGCTTGTGGTGCTGTTTCATGTACAGGACAATATATTAACTGGTTAGGCTTTATTACAATCCCATTTTTAGCGCTAACTGCATTTATTTTAATTGCAGGGACAAGCTTCTATTTAATGAAGGCTGCTAAAACAGCAAATTAA
- a CDS encoding RluA family pseudouridine synthase: protein MFHYEINTNNLTVEELLRNHWRLGKKLVHELRMAKAITTVDGEPIQWKDPLQAGTIIKFTFPIPPSNYQPTPVCAIDVVYEDDHCLIVSKPKGMSTHPNDARDTHTCMNHVMAHIKEQGGTYAEHVHRLDRGTQGLLLVAKHPLAKSIFDRMIEEKSIIRTYAAEVQGNIRSSSGTIAESIGKDRHHATRRVVSKTGQHAVTHYEVVARYKNSCVVHLILETGRTHQIRVHLAHIGHPIIGDTMYGARETASGDYELHAIQLEFEHPFLNKQIVVKDQQ from the coding sequence ATGTTTCATTATGAAATAAACACTAATAATTTGACAGTCGAGGAGCTATTACGCAATCATTGGCGACTCGGTAAAAAGCTAGTTCATGAATTGCGAATGGCGAAGGCTATCACAACAGTTGACGGAGAGCCTATTCAATGGAAAGACCCATTACAGGCAGGAACTATTATAAAATTTACATTTCCGATTCCGCCATCTAATTATCAACCGACTCCGGTTTGTGCTATAGATGTCGTCTATGAGGATGATCATTGCTTGATCGTTTCTAAACCAAAAGGTATGTCAACTCATCCAAATGATGCACGTGATACCCATACTTGTATGAATCATGTTATGGCACATATTAAAGAGCAGGGTGGCACTTATGCAGAGCATGTCCATCGATTAGATAGAGGGACACAAGGGTTGTTACTTGTAGCAAAGCATCCACTGGCTAAGTCAATTTTTGATCGCATGATTGAGGAAAAATCCATCATTCGAACTTACGCAGCAGAAGTACAAGGAAATATCCGTTCTTCATCAGGCACAATCGCCGAATCTATCGGAAAAGACCGACACCACGCAACAAGACGTGTTGTTTCAAAAACTGGACAGCATGCAGTAACACACTATGAGGTTGTAGCTCGCTATAAAAATTCTTGTGTTGTTCACCTAATTCTAGAAACGGGTAGAACACATCAAATTCGTGTACATTTAGCACATATCGGTCATCCGATTATCGGTGATACAATGTACGGAGCACGAGAAACAGCAAGTGGTGACTATGAGCTCCATGCTATTCAATTGGAATTCGAGCATCCATTTTTAAATAAACAAATCGTTGTAAAGGATCAACAGTAA
- a CDS encoding 5'-nucleotidase C-terminal domain-containing protein yields the protein MKWVKSIAATTLAASLLATPGFAAYAAETAPKPTTTKDDFKLTVLHSNDTHAHVEAAPQRATKVKELRAANPNSLLLDAGDVFSGTLYFNEFTGETDMKLMNLMGYDAMTFGNHEFDLGSSPEGHAALAKFVKGAEFPLVGANLDFSKDPLFDGLQFKTVTKDFQKGKIYNGIIKEIDGEKVGIFGLTTEETPSISSVANVQFANYIDSAKKAVADFEKQGVNKIIALNHLGFDDSKDFDNDQLLAAAVEGIDVIVGGHTHTKLEKPVKAETPFKDPTIIVQTGQYSENLGELDLTFNDNGAVVDYIGQLHPLTDKEKPVQPDAEATALLAPYKEQITKILNQSTGNTAVSKLNGGRNLWGVRAGETNLGNLIADGMLAGAKKIDPEVQFAFQNGGGIRSSIDAGDITVGEVMTVMPFGNALAIVKLTGAEIYEIVEHSVKEFPKESGGFLHFSGLQVEFDGKAPAGKRVKSIKLNGKELDKAANYKAATNTFTAKGGDGYETLKKAYADGRVSEPGTIDYEMFIQHLDTLKKVDPKVEGRIIATIPFTDIAKGSETEGYVRDLYYRDLTKGTSATTYSPNANLTRAQAASFISRALHLEAKSQATFSDIANLNPATQKEITALAEAGIVQGVNGKFNPDAKVTRAQLSLMFARAYDLQHDAKTGLKADFSDISKYDAETQNAIALMKDLKIVSGANGKFMPGNNATRAHMAKMLSNYIPYVKESK from the coding sequence ATGAAATGGGTTAAAAGTATTGCAGCAACAACTCTAGCTGCGAGTTTACTAGCTACACCCGGTTTTGCCGCATATGCAGCGGAGACAGCACCAAAACCAACAACTACGAAAGACGATTTCAAATTAACAGTTCTACACTCAAATGACACGCATGCACACGTTGAAGCTGCTCCACAGCGTGCTACAAAAGTAAAAGAACTTCGTGCTGCAAATCCAAACTCACTTCTTTTGGATGCTGGTGATGTTTTCTCTGGTACTTTATACTTCAATGAGTTTACTGGAGAAACTGATATGAAGTTAATGAACTTAATGGGTTACGATGCAATGACTTTCGGTAACCATGAGTTCGATTTAGGATCAAGCCCAGAAGGACATGCTGCACTTGCGAAATTCGTTAAAGGAGCAGAATTCCCACTAGTAGGTGCAAACTTAGATTTTTCAAAGGATCCTTTATTTGATGGCTTACAATTCAAAACAGTCACTAAAGACTTCCAAAAAGGTAAAATTTATAACGGTATTATTAAAGAAATTGATGGAGAAAAAGTAGGTATTTTCGGGCTTACAACAGAAGAAACACCTTCGATTTCAAGTGTTGCTAACGTTCAATTTGCAAACTATATCGATTCTGCGAAAAAAGCAGTAGCAGATTTTGAAAAACAAGGTGTTAATAAAATTATTGCACTAAATCATTTAGGCTTCGATGATTCAAAAGATTTCGATAACGATCAATTACTAGCTGCAGCTGTAGAAGGTATTGATGTTATCGTTGGTGGTCACACACATACAAAATTAGAAAAGCCTGTAAAAGCAGAAACACCATTCAAGGATCCTACAATTATCGTTCAAACAGGTCAATATAGCGAGAATTTAGGTGAACTTGATTTAACTTTCAACGATAATGGTGCAGTTGTTGACTACATCGGTCAATTACATCCTTTAACTGATAAAGAAAAGCCTGTACAACCTGACGCTGAGGCTACAGCACTTTTAGCACCATATAAAGAACAAATTACAAAAATCTTAAATCAATCAACAGGCAATACAGCTGTTTCTAAACTAAATGGCGGTCGTAATCTTTGGGGCGTTCGCGCTGGTGAAACAAATCTTGGTAACTTAATTGCTGATGGTATGCTTGCTGGTGCAAAGAAAATTGATCCAGAAGTACAATTTGCATTCCAAAACGGTGGTGGTATCCGCTCAAGTATTGATGCAGGAGATATCACTGTTGGTGAAGTCATGACAGTAATGCCATTCGGTAATGCTCTTGCTATCGTAAAATTAACAGGTGCTGAAATCTACGAAATTGTAGAACATAGTGTGAAAGAATTCCCGAAAGAATCTGGTGGATTCCTACACTTCTCAGGTTTACAAGTAGAGTTTGATGGTAAAGCACCAGCTGGTAAACGTGTAAAATCTATTAAATTAAATGGTAAAGAGCTAGATAAAGCTGCAAACTATAAAGCTGCAACAAATACATTCACTGCTAAAGGTGGAGACGGTTACGAAACACTGAAAAAAGCTTATGCTGACGGTCGTGTAAGTGAACCTGGTACGATTGACTATGAAATGTTTATCCAACATTTAGATACACTGAAAAAAGTTGATCCAAAAGTAGAAGGACGTATTATTGCAACAATTCCATTTACAGATATTGCAAAAGGCTCAGAAACAGAAGGCTATGTTCGTGATCTTTATTACCGTGATTTAACAAAAGGTACTTCTGCAACAACATATTCACCAAACGCAAACTTAACTCGTGCTCAAGCAGCATCATTTATCTCACGTGCCTTACATCTTGAAGCTAAAAGTCAAGCAACATTCTCGGATATTGCTAACTTAAATCCTGCAACACAAAAAGAAATTACAGCACTTGCTGAAGCTGGAATTGTACAAGGTGTAAATGGTAAATTCAATCCGGATGCAAAAGTAACTCGTGCTCAGCTTTCATTAATGTTTGCTCGTGCATATGACCTACAACATGATGCAAAAACTGGTTTAAAAGCTGATTTCAGTGATATTTCTAAATACGACGCTGAAACACAAAATGCTATCGCACTTATGAAAGACTTAAAGATTGTTAGCGGCGCAAACGGCAAATTTATGCCTGGTAACAACGCTACACGTGCACATATGGCAAAAATGCTTTCTAACTACATTCCTTATGTAAAAGAATCTAAATAA
- a CDS encoding aldo/keto reductase, with the protein MNLQSTKTLANGVEMPRFGLGVYKMTERDETLQAIDKALKYGYRAIDTASLYGNETEVGEAIRHSGVKREDIFVTTKVWNNDQGYDETLRAFEVSLKKLNMDYLDLYLTHWAVPETFEETYRAIERLYDEKLIRATGVSNHHEHHLQKLLAKANIAPMVNQVEVHPYLQQDSLRAFCSEHGIAVTAWSPLGRGGVLDNPTVMEIGREIGKTAAQVVLRWHLQNDTLVIPKSVTPSRIEENAQIFDFELTLAQMDKIATLNRNERFGQDPDHFKFNF; encoded by the coding sequence TTGAATTTACAATCAACAAAAACGTTAGCAAATGGAGTGGAAATGCCTCGCTTTGGCTTAGGTGTTTATAAAATGACAGAGCGTGATGAAACTTTGCAGGCTATTGATAAAGCTCTTAAATATGGCTACCGAGCTATAGATACGGCTTCTCTTTATGGTAATGAAACTGAGGTCGGCGAAGCTATTCGTCATTCAGGCGTTAAACGTGAAGATATTTTTGTAACAACAAAGGTTTGGAATAATGACCAAGGCTATGATGAAACATTACGTGCTTTTGAAGTATCTTTGAAAAAGTTAAATATGGATTATTTAGATTTATATTTAACCCATTGGGCAGTACCTGAAACATTTGAAGAAACGTATAGAGCAATTGAGCGTTTATATGATGAAAAATTAATTCGTGCAACAGGTGTTTCGAATCACCATGAGCATCATTTGCAAAAGTTATTAGCCAAAGCAAATATTGCGCCTATGGTTAATCAAGTAGAGGTGCATCCATATTTACAGCAAGACTCATTAAGAGCATTTTGTAGTGAGCATGGAATTGCTGTCACTGCATGGTCTCCGCTAGGTCGTGGTGGTGTGCTTGATAATCCAACGGTTATGGAAATTGGTCGCGAAATAGGGAAGACAGCTGCACAAGTAGTGCTTCGCTGGCATTTACAAAATGATACACTTGTTATTCCGAAATCTGTTACACCTAGTCGTATTGAGGAAAACGCACAGATTTTCGATTTTGAATTAACATTGGCTCAAATGGATAAAATAGCTACGTTAAATCGCAATGAACGATTTGGGCAGGATCCAGATCATTTTAAATTTAATTTCTAA
- a CDS encoding VOC family protein, whose product MHFHEKPNTYVTNVEIKVSDLQRSLTYYQEVIGFKVLHQESHKATLTADGKTALLTIVQPETVEEKTSLTTGLYHFAILLPTRRDLANIITHFHNNGVYFGASDHDVSEALYLSDPDKNGIEVYADRPESEWTWQFDQVHMVTEPLKIHSILEEGDCRWNGLPTDTVMGHIHLSVSNLLAAEEFYTKGLGFEIVTRYGAQALFISTGRYHHHIGLNTWYSENAPKLGENQVGLKSFSLRLDNEEQAATMKENLRAIGAPVTIIDGGFQTEDPAGNVVLLKF is encoded by the coding sequence ATGCATTTTCATGAAAAACCTAACACATATGTTACAAATGTTGAAATTAAAGTGAGTGATTTACAACGTTCATTAACCTATTATCAGGAGGTAATTGGCTTTAAAGTTTTACATCAGGAATCTCATAAAGCAACTCTAACAGCTGATGGCAAAACGGCTTTACTGACAATCGTCCAACCCGAAACAGTAGAAGAAAAAACGAGCTTAACAACTGGACTTTATCACTTTGCAATTTTGTTGCCAACTCGTCGGGATTTAGCCAATATCATTACTCATTTCCATAATAATGGCGTATATTTCGGAGCATCTGACCATGATGTGAGTGAAGCACTATATTTAAGTGACCCTGATAAAAACGGCATCGAGGTTTATGCTGATCGCCCCGAAAGTGAATGGACATGGCAGTTCGATCAAGTCCATATGGTTACTGAACCTCTTAAAATTCATTCTATATTAGAGGAAGGTGATTGTAGATGGAATGGTCTACCAACTGATACGGTTATGGGGCATATTCATTTATCAGTTTCTAATTTACTTGCCGCAGAGGAATTTTATACAAAGGGATTAGGATTTGAGATTGTCACTCGCTATGGAGCACAAGCTTTATTTATCTCAACTGGCCGCTATCACCATCATATCGGTTTAAACACTTGGTACTCTGAGAACGCACCAAAGCTTGGTGAAAATCAGGTCGGCTTAAAATCATTTTCACTCCGCCTAGACAATGAAGAGCAAGCAGCAACAATGAAAGAAAATCTCCGTGCAATCGGTGCACCGGTTACTATTATAGATGGAGGATTCCAAACAGAGGACCCTGCAGGTAATGTTGTTTTATTGAAATTTTAA